AAATGGCAATTTAGACGAACAACGACAGATAACAGAACATGCAGAGACTGTAATGAGTAAAGTAATAAGGTTATGTGATCATGGGCGGATGGTAAAATTACGGGTCGGCTTTTTAGCTTTCAAATATcacgggagtaatttttaatactaacgagaccctaatctaATTTCTCTTAAGAATCAGAACTAAGACAACAACTCATTCTCGCGTGTGTGAATCCAGCTGTATGGAGAGGTTCAGCCTACTTTGTCTGGGAGATGGGAAGTCCAGCCAGTCTTGGCTTGGAACAAAAGTCTCTGTTTCATTGGAAACcacttgcacggcttctgaagCAGCAAATTACTGCTACGTCTTTATCAGTGATGAAGGTCTTAATAATGATTTATTCTTTGTTGCTTTGAGTGGTGGTTCTTAAGCTCTGACTTGTAAACTAATTGAGATTCTTGACTAAAATAACTGAAGCCTGAAACGCTGGCCTGGCGGATCTTCCGTTGTTACATgcagtgaaactctcgccaaaatgcaacctcggctttttttgtgaatgtatatgagtcaaacctttgtgtaaaagcgatgaaagaggcacttttagtTCTAGCTTGATACTTGTTACcaaaacatgtcagagacaTTTATTAGTGAGATAAACAAAAATGATCACCAAAAGGGGGTGCTGTGGTTTCACCCCAAACCAAACTCATTCAACAATAAAACTTGATCTTAGCTCTACAACAACATAGAGAAACATCAGTTTTATGAACATCTTCTACTGTTTCTTAATTTGtcaaaattaagaagatgacATTCTGATTTAATTGGTTATTTGAAACTTTTTAGAATCTTGGATGAGTACATGAACCGCTGCTGGattggaatgtcacagacacagaacaGAGCATGTCGTAAATCCTTGGGAGACAGGTGGACTAGATAAACAAGGAGGAGGCCCAGCATCCCTGATTTGGTCAGAAGGAAAGAGACATAGAACATCAGCCGTCGTTACCTAATTAACAATTGCAACGACATTCAATCATAACACATCTGGATGAGAAAACAGTTGTCCTTTCTTCTGATGTGTAGAGAGCGGACTCCTCCGTGCTTGATCTAGATTGACCGGAGAAAAAGGAGTGCAGTATGTTAAAGCGACAGAAGGTCTACAGTGTCAGGATCTAGCTCTGGTGTCAATATTCAGGGGTGAAGGCCACATAAATTTCAACCACCCTCCTccattttctgacagtttatcCTCTCCCTGAATACCAAATctatattgcattttatttaaatgttctttttctttcattctcacctgtaaataactttattttttgctgTGCTTTTTTCTCCAGGCAGCATCTGTCCCTCAGATAAGCTTTGATGCAGAGGAGGACTCCCTGTGGACCCTTCTGCTCACCTGTCCAGGTTAGCGTCAGCTTTCACAGGAGGACTAGATCACTAGATTGGGATAATTTACAGCTCTCCATTATAGCTCCAATCTTTGATTAATCAATAAGTTGACAAAAAAATTGTATTGCTACCTTTTTTGATAACCAGTTAATTGTTCCAGTCATTTTTGaagcaaaaacatcaaatatatgCTGTTtccatctatctataaatacgagtaacctctgtctgtctgtctgtgtgtgtgtgtgtgtgtgtgtgtgtgtgttcctcaaatatctctgcggatcaggatcagactgacctgagagtttcaacatggctgctgcgtggttcaatggtgtgatatttcgcatttgtttggactgcaatgataccgttaataaattatttcataaatgctttacaaattccacgagcattgtccaccggagccaccacagtcacgtgcgcaccagagccaatcactgcacaccgtggccacgcgcgcactagagccactgcagagcccaccccGACCCCcgaccttaagaaacaagcagatttatacctgcagcggcgcgagctggaccgggattttgccggcggttcggtccgttctgttctgtgcatctaaactgactgttgtggattaatgagattaaacgagtccggaccgagtctgttcgggtctgaggagatccggagacgcgcggacaacaaagtggaatcagaatctgtggatgttcatgtgtagctagccgctagctagcagctagccgctagctacacgacccacctcccgaggccacggaccggaagcatcggcacgtccaaaaccggacctagggtaaataatgtctgccacgctttttcgcgaacatcgccgtcacgtttgctttgtttctggtgcaggaagaaacggtaaaaacgggcttttgtaacgaaagtgtccaaacagcaagtttggttgttgaggaacaggaagttgtgggagggacctaggcggatgattgactggcaacgacggtcggacagcgatattgagagttgagagattagtgacatttagcgtgtttggagtgtgtagttagtgtgttatgtagtgtttggtgtagtgtgtttagtgtgtagtggagtcgtttttttgtttaatgaggagaagctgaatgtggagcaggcagtgcagctcttcattcagctggaaggagcacaggcagacctgagcattgcctgcatttaaatgtaaatagttacatataactttgtaaattttttaaatgtatgcacacatttagataaacaacaatttatatttgcattataagtaaaaaaaaaaaaatggattgttaaacatatttgtggttaaaaaaatctaacttttctactcggattttatgtttttttgtgattttagggccattgtgttaatacagtatgtcaaaataaaaaaaattactgaacagtcacacatgtgaggttgtgctgaaaataatgacaccaagtaaatagcttttaagatgaaatataatggcaaaatcaaaaatagtcaaaaacagccaattataccctggaatatcagatttcacaacaaacctaaatatccctgacgccccaccttcaaacacagcctcatttggccatccatgaaaaagctccttaacctcccacttttttataagaatacacttttcttacgggcactgcactagtcttCTTAAATGTTGGGATTTGTTacttttcttcatcatttatgAAAGTACATGCATTTATCAcaattttgtgacattttattgactaaatGATTAGTTTAATATGCAATATGTAATCGCATTTCAGGAATGAACCAACACATAAATGGTCTCTTTCAGATGAGCATCTTTTGGATAATGAGGCAGAATACATCCACTGGCTTGTGTGAGTACttcttttttgtagagcacatttaaaaacaagaagttgACCAAGTTGCTTTAACAGGGAGGTTCAAAAGTacaattcatttattcatgccTTCATCTAGGTTTATTTCCTATATTTCAGTGTGTATAATTTccaaaacatcaacaaaacagaacaaaattatATTAACTGCCCCTTTCCTAATAATAACATGAGATTCTGTAGATAAAAATGGCCATCCATTTTTGTTCACTTTTAATCAGAAATCATATGAAAGTTCATCAGTACATACTCTAATACAATCAGTAATAGTTATCTTTGCATAAATGTTACTCAGTACATTCATGTCATTTTTTCGTTATAGATTGTCTTAAGTTGATCAATAATTTTGCAGTATTTTGATTCCTTGTCAGAGAGTTCTATAGTTTCACTCCATATACTGAAATACATTCAATATCCAGCTTACAGTAAGGTGTGTAAACCTGGAATCTCCAGTGCACATATACTCAGAATGGACTCTTCATTTAAgtaggagacatcttgtgttCAGCAGTTACACTTTTAACCAACAACCTTTTCATACATGAAGTGGTAAAAAGGAGTAAATGCAGTTTGATGAAGGTTAACCTCTACAGCCTGTTGTTATCCACGTTTCCATAGAGGGAACATACCAGGAGGAGCAATGCATGCTGGGGAGGAGCTGTGTCACTACCTGCCTCCCTTCCCTGCCAGAGGAACAGGCTTCCACTGCTACATTTATGTCCTCTTCAAGCAAGAGGGAACCATCAACTTCCAGGAGGATGTCAGGCCGTTGCCGTGGTGAGCGATAAATACCTGTGACTTCTGCAGGGTTTATTGACTCAGGAGTAAATCCAGATCATTCACATTGACCCTGTACGCAAAAACCAGGTGTCAGCAGGTGTTGGTGGTTAGTGGGTTCAGCTGATCCCTCTTAAGATGTCGTTTAATCTACAATCACCTTTTATTAGACATAAGAGTTCAGGTTCCCAGGTTCATTGTCGGCTGAACTATATTTGCAAGCATATGTGGTGTTTTCTGTGTCAAACATGAAGTAAGACAATAAGCTCTTGTTGCCTCTCTCTAGCCATTCTCTGGTAGATTGTAAATTCAAGACGTTGGATTTCTACAGAAAACACCAGGATAACATGACACCTGTGGGTCTGGCCTTCTTCCAATGCCAGTGGGATGAATCTGTCACCAACACCTTTCACAACACACTCAGTGAGTCATGCTAAAgctcacaaacaaaaacactgcaggaaCAGAGATGTTGACTTTCAGCCTTTGTAGATTTTGAAAAGGTTGGAATTGAGTCAAGAAGTTTCTCTGCCAATATTCTGTCGGTTAATGACTAATGTGGTAAAAATCCAAATAAAGTTGACACTGATTACACATCAGTAACAATAATCCACTATTGAAATAATTCAGTCTAAAAGAGGCTATTTTAGATAAAGAATACTAAGAAACTCTGAATCCTTGCTGAAATGTTGAGTAAAAGGCATGAGTTCTATCTGACAGTGTTCTCCATGTCTGTCAGACTACACGGGGGCTTCAAcgttttgcatttttattcacTCCATTATGTTCTCAGttcattgattagttgtttggtctttgAAATCTCAGAAAGTGGGGACAAATGATGATCAGTGTTTCCTGAGGCGCAAATCCTAAAAATGCCTTGTTTTTTCCACAACGGAAGGATATTCAATGTACTGTCATGGAGgagtaaagtaaataaaaagtaTAAGTATTCACATTTACACTCACGTATAAGTCTTCTAATGAGTAGCGACTACAAATAATTCTGACTCTGTCAGGGAGGTGTTGTAGCGCTTCAGCTCCAGTCTTAAAGGACTGCTATATGTTTTGTATACCACCAGATGTCactgtgctttgtgtttttgccAATCCTTTTGAGAAAACGCTCCTGCTCTCCCTGCACCTAACCAGGTGGTTTTGGTTCCTGAACCTAGCTGTCCTGAAGGGTTGTAGTTGATGTCTTGAGGCTTCTTTGAGCCCTCAGACAGACCgactttttatttttggcaCAAACCTACAGAAAGTCCCAAAACCTTTATAGGGCTTCATGCCCATCGGTACTACTTAGTGCATTGGTACAATCATTAATGGGACTATAAGGCATGAACAAATTATGACCTGTGCTTACCTCTCTGCATTGGCTCCTCGATAGTCGTATAAttgattttcaaatcaaattacTGGCTTTTAAGTCTTGAATGGCCTCTCTCTTAAATACATTTGAGATCTTCTAACCTGAACTAACTCTACAGAGCTGGTTTCTATGGCGGCCGCAGCGCTGTCGACAACAGCGGCGGCAGAAGACACAGCAAGTGTGGATAGCAGCAGCAACAATGGCAGGGGCAGCACAGTCCCTTTGAATAAAGCTGCCTTTCCTGAAGCCAGAGGGAGAGGGCACCTGAAGGTGGGGCAAAAGCAGAGTCATCCTTGCTTTAGATCTTTGGACCCCAGAACCTATCACTAACTCCTGTGACTACACTGAGACACTGCTAAAGTAGTGAATAGGTTTGCGGAACCATGCAAGAGTTCATCTGAAGACATTTCTGTACCAGGTTTTCTCTGCTTCAAATAAAACTCTTAACtgacatgtttccttttttcttctttcccagATAGGAGCTTTGGAATAGGTTGAAAGATATTACTGGGTTTTTGTGCAAAGCGAATGAAACTTGGTCTTGTTTGCACAAATTATAGTTACACCCTCTTGCAAAATTTTTAAGATCCTTGTGGCCACAGTAATAACATTAAAGACAGTGTTACCAAGGTAACCCCGAAACAGTTTTCATTCACAATggaattttttaattttttttattaaatcagacaaaaacagactaATTCCATACATGTACAATTGCAATTGTTTAAATATTCAATCATAAAGATTTAAATCAATGCACGCGTGACTGCCTGAGTACTTTGTACATTTGCTGCCTGTGAGGATTGTGCAGCTTTTCTGGTCAATACTATCTCAACCACAATAAAGCATAATTAATACAGACTAGGCCAAAACGCACCATGTAGCCATCAGAAACTATTTAGAATTGAGCAAAGTGAAATGCTACTCCAAGACTGCAAtaagtcattttattttgtattaatataatCAAAAATGGACGGGATAATGccatacatttcattttatgaaTTGTGAGTATAACAAACATTTGTCTTTACATGTTCTTTATTACACCATTTGTATAGACTTACATTGTAATAGTTTATTAATAATGGCGTCCATGATAAAGAACATAGGGTTACCTTTTAATGTGTACAATATTAATTCAGTCCATgttaagtgcttcatgtcatTTTCTTTCTAGGCCCATGGTGGTCAGTCATCACAGTCCCATCAATATTTTGGCGACTACTATACTTCTATACTGCATTTACTCGGTCCAGTGTTCACCTGTAAGTAAGTGTTCAGTCACTTTCGAGCCACCTGTAGCATTTCCTCCACAGTCAGTAATTTTTCTCTGGGTTTTCCACTGGCTTCACCTCTACTCATCTCCAGACTGTCAATCTTCTCCCAGTTGGAGAAAGTCACTGGTTTCACTCctacagaggagaaaaaaaaaaaatatatatcacatTTGGCTGTAGATGTTTTTACAACAGAATTACAGAGAGAGGGTGACGCCGTTGTTGCCATCTGCTGTGATGACATCGCGGGTACTAGAGATGGAGTTGTTAAGTAAAGATGATGATTTACCATGAAAGAGCTGTTCAATATGACCAATAGACACATTTAGTCCAAACCAACATACTCCTGGTTAGCTTGTGGAATCCTACATTTTGACATAAAACAGTTGTGTTTATATCCAATTGGCAATTGTATCTAgaataaatgcaaaataaagcGTGGACAAATTATGAGACAATTGTTCCACTGTTTGTGCCctgaaaacaaatacacacagttgCCTTGTTTACAGCCgtttttcatttctttgcaGTTGTTTTAAATCTCTTTGTTAAATGTGATCCAATTGACTGTCATTTGACAGTTGACAGTTGGTGGACAGTTGTGGAGCAGCAGGGATGAAAATGAGGGTCAATTGCTCGGTATATCACCAACAGTGTGCTCCCAGGTCAGATAACAGAgctcaacagaatgtgaagaaacaaccaAAGAGACAGTAGAGTACCCCTTTCTTCTAGCAGGCCACTGATGCTTTGTGAGCCTGGCCTGGCAGCTGATACATCCACCGTTCCAGACTCCATGTCCTCCACCACGGAACGTGCAGTGTCAAAACTATTGTTCATAGTGGTTGCTATCACCCCAGTAGGGCCTGTTTTCAGCCAGCCACTACAATATAGACCTGGAAAGACAGATGGGtacattaacttttttttaatgttttaaatgttttagctTGCTGAGTGGTGGTGTTCTGTAGGGTATTTACAGATTACCTGCAGTGTGTTGAACACGGCCCATGTTGTTTGGGACGATGGCTTTGTGTGAGTCAAACGGCACTGAGGGATCAATGGGGAGGCTCTTGTAGCCGATACTGCTAATGAGCAGACCACAGGTCACATCCTCCACTTCTCCAGTGGGCACTGCCCGGGCTCCATCACCTGAACCCTGGACACACAGAGGTATCCATTTTTAACCAGGCCTATGTTTCTAGGCAGCTGCACATTGCTACATGACTTCTTgagttttaaaatacaaatccTGTTCACCTCCAGCCTGTTGACTGCCAGTCTGATGCCAACTGTTCTGCTGTTGTCAGGGTTGGCCAGGATTTCAATGGGGCTCCGTAAGAATCGAAAGGCCCAGACACGGGAAGCCTTGCTTTGCCTTTCCTGCTCCTTCTCACTTGGAATCTCCAGGGCCGTCTTcatcatcaactccgtcagacGCTTCCTGGGCCTTGGCAAATCTGAAACAGCACAGATACTTAGGCTTAAAATCTGCAGAACATCTGCTGGGTCTGAGATAATTCCTGATCCCAAATGTGTTCTTTACCTTTTAACTGGTGAGAATCAATGTCTTTGCTGAATGTCTGCCCATTTTTCAGCGCTCCCCCGAAAGAGTTCGTTAAAATATGTCTACTGTAAATTGCCAAAAATACACTCAATTTTCAAACTAGTTCAAAATGGCCGACTGGCCAAGACAGTTTGTAGTTTTAAGCCTGAAGGTGTTCGATCTGTCTGCCAGATTTTGTACATCTCAGTAAAATGTAGCACAAGGGCTACTTGGGGTGCTATTGGGCCATTTTTCCAAGCAGAATCCTGACACCCACACTGAATATCACATTTTTCTACCGTTGACATGTGTGCCAGGTTTTGTGAGTTTTCAA
Above is a genomic segment from Sparus aurata chromosome 20, fSpaAur1.1, whole genome shotgun sequence containing:
- the fdxr gene encoding NADPH:adrenodoxin oxidoreductase, mitochondrial isoform X2, whose product is MMARQDVEVDIYERLPVPFGLVRFGVAPDHPEVKNVINTFTLTARNSRCSFYGNVNVGKDVSIEELQQAYHAVVLSYGAEGNRRMGVPGEDLAGVYSAKDFVGWYNGLPSCQEKTDITQPALEALVQSQVRRVLIVGRRGPMQVACTIKEFREMVNLPDTRPEMMADDFEGVKEALKDLPRPRKRLTELMMKTALEIPSEKEQERQSKASRVWAFRFLRSPIEILANPDNSRTVGIRLAVNRLEGSGDGARAVPTGEVEDVTCGLLISSIGYKSLPIDPSVPFDSHKAIVPNNMGRVQHTAGLYCSGWLKTGPTGVIATTMNNSFDTARSVVEDMESGTVDVSAARPGSQSISGLLEERGVKPVTFSNWEKIDSLEMSRGEASGKPREKLLTVEEMLQVARK
- the fdxr gene encoding NADPH:adrenodoxin oxidoreductase, mitochondrial isoform X1, producing MMARQDVEVDIYERLPVPFGLVRFGVAPDHPEVKNVINTFTLTARNSRCSFYGNVNVGKDVSIEELQQAYHAVVLSYGAEGNRRMGVPGEDLAGVYSAKDFVGWYNGLPSCQELSPDLNCETAVILGQGNVALDVARILLAPTDILKKTDITQPALEALVQSQVRRVLIVGRRGPMQVACTIKEFREMVNLPDTRPEMMADDFEGVKEALKDLPRPRKRLTELMMKTALEIPSEKEQERQSKASRVWAFRFLRSPIEILANPDNSRTVGIRLAVNRLEGSGDGARAVPTGEVEDVTCGLLISSIGYKSLPIDPSVPFDSHKAIVPNNMGRVQHTAGLYCSGWLKTGPTGVIATTMNNSFDTARSVVEDMESGTVDVSAARPGSQSISGLLEERGVKPVTFSNWEKIDSLEMSRGEASGKPREKLLTVEEMLQVARK
- the LOC115571519 gene encoding 39S ribosomal protein L38, mitochondrial-like, which gives rise to FLQAASVPQISFDAEEDSLWTLLLTCPDEHLLDNEAEYIHWLVGNIPGGAMHAGEELCHYLPPFPARGTGFHCYIYVLFKQEGTINFQEDVRPLPCHSLVDCKFKTLDFYRKHQDNMTPVGLAFFQCQWDESVTNTFHNTLKLVSMAAAALSTTAAAEDTASVDSSSNNGRGSTVPLNKAAFPEARGRGHLKVGQKQSHPCFRSLDPRTYH
- the fdxr gene encoding NADPH:adrenodoxin oxidoreductase, mitochondrial isoform X3; its protein translation is MGVPGEDLAGVYSAKDFVGWYNGLPSCQELSPDLNCETAVILGQGNVALDVARILLAPTDILKKTDITQPALEALVQSQVRRVLIVGRRGPMQVACTIKEFREMVNLPDTRPEMMADDFEGVKEALKDLPRPRKRLTELMMKTALEIPSEKEQERQSKASRVWAFRFLRSPIEILANPDNSRTVGIRLAVNRLEGSGDGARAVPTGEVEDVTCGLLISSIGYKSLPIDPSVPFDSHKAIVPNNMGRVQHTAGLYCSGWLKTGPTGVIATTMNNSFDTARSVVEDMESGTVDVSAARPGSQSISGLLEERGVKPVTFSNWEKIDSLEMSRGEASGKPREKLLTVEEMLQVARK